A part of Roseofilum capinflatum BLCC-M114 genomic DNA contains:
- a CDS encoding ATP-binding protein — MSHEIRTPMNAILGFSQLLEIQIQEEVAQEYVQLIQSNGHTLLTLINDILDLSKIEAGQLSLDYEEVAIRPLLSEIQQSFAFQVEAKGIDLIVEISDQLPEIIEIDPVRLRQILFNLVSNAIKFTNQGQITIRVNAALSSTSPDFDKSSPDQPSPAKIDLEIQVSDTGRGISDADQAIIFEPFQQSKESSSYKPSGTGLGLTITRRLVDIMGGSIALDSQLQKGSTFTVRFPNLTAIQTLSSRLDSTDLETSLKAVLESKESLSILIVDDVESNRKLLQAYLDFPNCNLLSAANGYKAIELVQEHQPDLILLDLVMPDLDGQAVLQILKQDRNTQDIPVIIVTASVKKDSMSTWPILAQGFLQKPVLKQDLAREIERIFSNQTTEVQPPESQEIASCILPLSAEEKEKLSELIPLLEEAERHEWPTLCQTLEVSAIDEFILKLHQWAKEYQFSALQNYAKLLGHQLDQLDLVSLPVTLEEFPKIKHQLNSLLE; from the coding sequence ATGAGCCACGAAATTCGTACCCCCATGAATGCCATTTTGGGATTTTCCCAGCTCCTAGAAATCCAAATACAAGAGGAGGTTGCCCAAGAATATGTGCAACTGATTCAGTCCAATGGACATACCCTACTGACTCTGATCAATGATATTCTCGATCTGTCCAAAATAGAAGCGGGTCAACTCTCCCTCGACTATGAGGAAGTTGCCATTCGCCCTTTGCTCTCAGAGATACAACAGAGCTTTGCTTTCCAAGTGGAAGCTAAAGGTATTGACCTCATTGTAGAGATTAGCGATCAGTTGCCAGAAATCATCGAAATTGATCCCGTGCGTCTACGACAAATTCTGTTCAATCTTGTGAGCAATGCGATCAAATTTACGAACCAAGGACAGATTACCATTCGAGTCAATGCTGCTTTATCCTCTACGTCCCCTGACTTCGACAAATCGAGTCCCGACCAACCCTCCCCTGCAAAAATCGATTTAGAAATTCAGGTTTCCGATACAGGACGGGGCATTTCAGACGCTGACCAAGCCATTATTTTTGAACCGTTCCAACAGTCGAAGGAATCCTCTAGTTACAAACCGAGTGGGACAGGTTTAGGCTTAACCATTACTCGCCGTTTAGTTGATATAATGGGAGGCAGTATTGCTCTGGACAGCCAACTCCAGAAAGGCAGTACCTTTACCGTTCGTTTCCCCAATCTTACTGCCATACAGACGTTATCATCTAGATTAGACTCTACTGACCTAGAGACTTCTCTAAAAGCAGTTCTAGAAAGCAAAGAGAGCTTATCTATCCTGATTGTTGATGATGTCGAATCCAATCGCAAACTCCTGCAAGCCTATCTCGATTTCCCCAACTGCAACCTCTTATCCGCAGCCAATGGCTATAAGGCGATAGAACTGGTACAAGAACATCAACCCGATCTGATCTTGCTCGATCTGGTTATGCCTGATCTGGATGGACAAGCGGTGCTACAAATTCTCAAACAAGATCGCAATACCCAAGACATTCCCGTGATCATCGTGACAGCTTCTGTTAAAAAAGACTCTATGTCAACGTGGCCAATTCTAGCTCAAGGCTTTTTACAAAAACCAGTTCTCAAGCAAGATTTGGCCCGCGAAATCGAACGGATTTTCTCCAATCAGACGACCGAGGTTCAGCCCCCTGAGAGTCAGGAGATTGCCTCCTGTATCTTACCTCTATCGGCTGAGGAAAAAGAGAAGCTATCGGAATTGATTCCTCTGTTAGAAGAGGCAGAAAGACACGAATGGCCAACTCTTTGTCAGACCTTGGAAGTTTCTGCCATCGATGAGTTTATTCTCAAGTTACACCAATGGGCAAAAGAATATCAGTTTTCCGCTCTGCAAAACTATGCCAAATTATTGGGTCATCAACTCGATCAGTTAGATTTGGTTTCTCTACCGGTCACTCTAGAAGAGTTTCCCAAGATTAAACATCAGTTGAACAGTTTACTTGAGTGA
- a CDS encoding Get3/ArsA fold putative tail anchor-mediating ATPase NosAFP: protein MALILTFLGKGGTGKTTLAIATAKQMASAGKRVLLALSEPPAVIGLMLGQPVEGTPAPIEPNLEAVNLRSAALLERSWEDVKQLEARYLQKPFFKEVFGQELGVLPGMDGALALYALRDYDQNGKYDVIVYDGDGDRETLRMLGTPEIMSWYIRRFRDVIVKSDVGQALSPFLGPISSAILNVDLSKDNFAAPTQDANSTLDEGKAAVADPNRVAAYLVTTGDKTALAKAMNLWGSAQQVGVTVGGVILNKSVLPDTQAAETANSFQELYDTFDHEEMDVSTATAQFEPLGISIVPFDRSKNWQVLQKALPDFTQADQAPKAIAIDVGQKTVSLFLPGFDKKQVKLTQYGPEITIEAGDQRRNILLPPPLSGQPVKGAKFQDRYLRISF from the coding sequence ATGGCTCTGATTCTGACATTTTTGGGTAAGGGTGGCACGGGTAAAACAACCCTAGCCATTGCTACAGCTAAACAAATGGCCAGTGCGGGAAAACGGGTGCTGTTGGCCCTGTCTGAACCGCCTGCGGTGATTGGGTTAATGTTGGGCCAACCCGTGGAGGGGACTCCTGCGCCCATTGAACCGAATTTGGAGGCGGTTAACCTCCGGAGTGCTGCTTTATTAGAGCGCAGTTGGGAAGATGTGAAGCAACTGGAAGCGCGGTATTTGCAGAAGCCGTTTTTTAAGGAAGTCTTTGGTCAAGAGCTGGGAGTATTGCCGGGGATGGATGGAGCGCTGGCTCTGTATGCTCTGCGGGATTATGACCAAAACGGAAAATATGATGTGATTGTTTATGATGGAGACGGCGATCGCGAAACTCTGAGAATGTTGGGAACGCCGGAAATTATGAGTTGGTATATCCGTCGGTTCCGGGATGTGATCGTCAAGTCGGATGTGGGCCAAGCCCTCTCGCCGTTTTTGGGCCCCATTAGTAGCGCCATTTTGAATGTAGACCTGTCTAAGGATAATTTTGCCGCTCCCACCCAAGATGCTAACTCAACCTTGGATGAAGGCAAAGCAGCAGTTGCCGATCCCAATCGGGTGGCAGCCTACTTAGTAACCACTGGAGATAAAACTGCCCTGGCTAAGGCGATGAATTTATGGGGCAGTGCCCAACAAGTGGGGGTAACTGTAGGAGGGGTAATTTTGAATAAGTCGGTGCTTCCGGATACCCAGGCAGCAGAGACGGCTAATAGCTTTCAAGAACTATATGATACCTTCGATCATGAGGAGATGGACGTGAGTACCGCCACTGCTCAATTTGAACCTTTGGGGATCAGTATTGTCCCCTTTGATCGGAGTAAAAATTGGCAAGTCTTGCAAAAGGCGCTACCGGACTTTACTCAGGCAGACCAAGCGCCGAAAGCGATCGCCATTGATGTGGGTCAAAAGACTGTGAGTTTATTTTTACCCGGATTTGATAAGAAACAGGTTAAACTCACCCAATACGGGCCAGAAATCACCATTGAAGCTGGAGACCAACGGCGCAATATCTTATTGCCTCCTCCCCTGAGCGGCCAACCGGTGAAAGGCGCTAAGTTCCAGGATCGGTATTTAAGGATTTCATTTTAA
- a CDS encoding ion transporter, protein MTSQPISPRQTLSQWLGIETLLGKIFNLSIITLVLISAAIFVIQTYDLPPDLHRVLDLANTWILISFIIEYLLRFWCAENKLDYFLSIYSIIDLFIFIPFIFSLFGLEIGISENLIWFRIFHLLRYLRAKTFLGIIKSEDYLIVSRIVFTLFSIIFVYSGLIYQIEHAINSQAFRHFFDALYFCIVTMTTVGFGDITPLSEAGRWITLAMILTGIALIPWQVGNLIKHFIQDSQKVRVECRNCGLLLHDPDAKFCKHCGCSLSERLETSNRVTQG, encoded by the coding sequence TTGACTTCTCAGCCCATTTCTCCACGGCAAACCCTCAGTCAATGGCTGGGTATCGAGACTCTACTCGGAAAAATTTTCAACCTCAGCATCATCACCCTAGTCCTGATCTCTGCGGCCATTTTCGTCATTCAAACCTACGATCTCCCCCCCGATCTCCATCGAGTCTTAGATCTAGCCAACACCTGGATTTTAATCAGTTTTATTATAGAATACCTCTTGCGCTTCTGGTGTGCCGAAAACAAACTCGATTATTTCTTAAGTATTTATTCTATCATCGATCTATTTATCTTTATTCCCTTTATTTTCAGTCTATTCGGCCTCGAAATCGGAATCTCCGAAAACTTAATCTGGTTTCGGATCTTCCATCTGCTTCGCTATCTACGGGCCAAAACTTTCCTCGGAATCATTAAATCAGAAGACTACCTAATTGTTAGCCGCATAGTTTTCACCCTATTTTCGATCATTTTCGTCTATTCAGGCTTAATTTACCAAATTGAACATGCCATCAATTCCCAAGCCTTTCGCCATTTTTTCGACGCTCTTTACTTTTGCATCGTCACCATGACCACCGTCGGATTTGGGGATATTACTCCCCTTTCCGAAGCGGGACGTTGGATCACCTTAGCCATGATTTTAACCGGAATTGCCTTAATTCCTTGGCAAGTGGGTAATTTAATCAAACACTTTATTCAAGACTCGCAAAAAGTGCGGGTTGAATGTCGAAACTGCGGTTTATTGTTGCACGATCCAGACGCTAAATTTTGTAAGCACTGTGGCTGTAGTTTAAGTGAGAGGTTAGAGACCTCCAACCGAGTCACCCAGGGATAG
- a CDS encoding MEKHLA domain-containing protein: protein MDFPWQEPTVIDQTQLILNSYQHWFGFPLLNMEQAPIELAQQLFEAPFVIFSHSNQADPIYNYGNRQGLRLWELSWEDLRQTPSRTTTEPMGQEDRNQVLTDTSTKGYAKGYSGVRISSTGKRILIKDVMLWNLLDQHQQYQGQAAMFSEYHFL, encoded by the coding sequence ATGGATTTTCCCTGGCAAGAACCAACCGTTATCGATCAGACTCAACTCATTCTCAACAGTTATCAGCACTGGTTTGGCTTTCCCTTATTGAATATGGAGCAAGCACCAATAGAGCTGGCACAACAGTTATTTGAAGCTCCGTTTGTGATTTTTTCTCATAGTAATCAAGCTGATCCAATTTACAATTATGGCAACCGTCAAGGTTTAAGATTATGGGAATTAAGTTGGGAAGATTTAAGACAAACTCCTTCCCGTACAACTACTGAACCTATGGGCCAGGAAGATAGAAATCAAGTCCTTACTGATACCTCTACAAAAGGCTATGCCAAAGGTTATTCTGGGGTGCGAATATCAAGTACCGGTAAACGAATACTGATTAAAGATGTCATGCTCTGGAATCTCCTGGATCAACATCAGCAATATCAAGGACAAGCTGCGATGTTTTCTGAGTATCACTTTCTTTAG
- the psb30 gene encoding photosystem II reaction center protein Ycf12/Psb30, giving the protein MDFITNLFTGIDWILIAQLLMLTLVVVAGPAVIFVLFLRGGDL; this is encoded by the coding sequence ATGGATTTTATCACGAATTTGTTCACCGGCATCGATTGGATACTCATAGCCCAGCTATTAATGCTAACATTAGTAGTGGTAGCTGGCCCAGCCGTTATCTTTGTTCTATTTTTGCGAGGTGGCGACCTCTAG
- the mutL gene encoding DNA mismatch repair endonuclease MutL — translation MDSPVSTIQSLPPDVVHRIAAGEVIDSIAAVVRELVENALDAGATRLEIEIWPQQWRVRVADNGEGMNREDLIQAARSHTTSKIHTITDLDRITSLGFRGEALHSLAQLSQLEIWSRGSAGEGWRVQYNALGEPDIIDAVAIAPGTIVEISHLFETWALRRQGFPSPPQQLRAIQTLIQNIALCHPHIAWKLSQDSRPWFTISPGKNAQSILPQLLRDVQVNDLCFREVALEQEGLNPESDNLELVLGLPDRCHRGKPDWVKIAVNGRLVQCPELENTAIAAMSRTVPNKRYPVCFLHLHLSCDRIDWNRHPAKSQIYLHPLKPLQDAVQEAICDALKLSDITLPQAVHQERVGQLLRASEKSGSYQVAPKSNAPTALALKAVAQVRQTYIVAEHPGGLWLVEQHIAHERILYEELCDRWQLVPLDPPIILNHLTPKHIEQLIRIGLDVDPFGEGLHAIRNAPQLLQQRDDCAEALRELATGGDLETAQVATACRSAIRNGTPLSIPEMQDILDQWQRTRNPHTCPHGRPIYLSLEETSLARFFRRHWVIGKSHGIQER, via the coding sequence ATCGATTCTCCTGTCTCTACCATCCAATCCTTACCGCCAGATGTGGTGCATCGGATCGCTGCGGGTGAGGTGATTGACTCGATCGCCGCCGTGGTTCGAGAATTAGTGGAAAATGCCCTCGATGCGGGTGCGACGCGCTTGGAAATTGAGATTTGGCCGCAACAATGGCGCGTCAGAGTGGCGGATAATGGTGAGGGAATGAATCGAGAAGATTTAATTCAAGCCGCGCGATCGCATACAACCAGTAAAATTCATACCATTACTGACCTCGATCGCATTACCAGTTTAGGCTTTCGTGGCGAAGCCCTCCATAGTTTAGCCCAACTTTCCCAACTGGAAATCTGGAGTCGGGGCAGTGCAGGGGAAGGATGGCGCGTACAGTATAACGCTTTGGGGGAACCGGATATTATTGATGCCGTGGCGATCGCCCCTGGTACAATCGTAGAGATTTCCCATCTGTTTGAAACTTGGGCATTGCGTCGTCAAGGGTTTCCCTCCCCTCCCCAACAATTACGAGCCATTCAAACCCTGATTCAAAATATTGCTCTCTGTCATCCCCATATTGCCTGGAAACTCAGCCAAGACTCGCGCCCCTGGTTTACCATTAGTCCAGGGAAGAATGCCCAATCCATTTTGCCCCAACTGCTGCGGGATGTACAGGTGAACGATCTCTGCTTTCGGGAAGTTGCCCTAGAGCAGGAGGGACTGAATCCAGAATCAGATAACTTAGAATTGGTCTTAGGCTTACCCGATCGCTGTCATCGCGGTAAACCGGATTGGGTTAAAATCGCCGTTAATGGGCGTTTGGTGCAATGTCCCGAACTCGAAAATACGGCGATCGCCGCCATGAGTCGCACCGTACCCAACAAACGCTACCCCGTGTGCTTTCTCCATTTGCATCTATCCTGCGATCGCATTGACTGGAACCGTCATCCTGCTAAATCTCAAATCTATCTTCATCCCCTCAAACCTCTGCAAGATGCGGTACAAGAAGCAATTTGTGATGCACTAAAACTCAGTGATATTACTCTCCCCCAAGCCGTTCACCAAGAGCGAGTCGGCCAACTGCTCCGAGCCTCCGAAAAGTCTGGTTCCTACCAAGTCGCGCCCAAATCCAATGCCCCCACAGCCTTAGCACTCAAAGCAGTGGCTCAAGTGCGCCAAACCTACATCGTCGCCGAGCATCCAGGAGGACTCTGGTTAGTCGAGCAACATATTGCCCATGAGCGCATTTTATACGAGGAATTGTGCGATCGCTGGCAGTTAGTCCCCCTCGACCCCCCCATCATCCTCAACCACCTCACTCCCAAACACATCGAACAACTCATCCGTATCGGTTTAGACGTAGACCCCTTTGGCGAAGGACTCCACGCCATCCGCAACGCTCCCCAACTCCTCCAACAACGGGACGATTGCGCCGAAGCTCTACGGGAACTCGCCACCGGAGGAGACTTAGAAACCGCTCAAGTTGCCACAGCCTGCCGCAGTGCCATCCGCAACGGTACACCCCTGAGCATACCTGAAATGCAAGATATCCTAGACCAGTGGCAAAGAACCCGCAATCCCCACACCTGCCCCCATGGTCGCCCCATATACCTATCTCTAGAGGAAACCTCCCTCGCCCGATTTTTCCGCCGCCATTGGGTGATTGGTAAAAGTCACGGCATTCAAGAGCGCTAG
- a CDS encoding SRPBCC family protein, whose product MSSHQVFEQSIEIKANATTVERCFTQLDLMHQWLNPMLECQPVGEWSTEKGSQSRFMIKIPVIQPMLRSTVIEREPGLVVWQFEGFFQGCDRWECQPIESGTRLINRFEFEIPNPLIAFGFNQFAAAWTQKDMKAQLIRLQQVAQRI is encoded by the coding sequence ATGTCTTCTCACCAAGTTTTCGAGCAATCGATTGAGATTAAGGCCAATGCAACGACCGTAGAGCGCTGTTTTACTCAATTGGACTTAATGCACCAATGGCTCAATCCGATGTTGGAATGTCAACCGGTGGGGGAGTGGAGTACGGAAAAGGGCAGTCAATCGCGGTTTATGATTAAAATTCCGGTGATTCAACCGATGCTGAGGAGTACGGTGATTGAGCGGGAACCGGGGTTAGTGGTGTGGCAGTTTGAGGGATTTTTTCAAGGATGCGATCGCTGGGAATGTCAACCGATAGAGTCTGGAACCCGCCTCATTAACCGGTTTGAGTTTGAAATTCCCAATCCGTTAATTGCGTTTGGGTTTAATCAATTTGCGGCGGCTTGGACTCAAAAAGATATGAAAGCACAACTGATACGCCTCCAGCAAGTCGCACAGAGAATCTAG
- the chlG gene encoding chlorophyll synthase ChlG, whose translation MSNDDTAAKPTSSRRRRRGNSAQTRQMLGMKGAETKETNIWKIRLQLMKPITWIPLIWGVLCGAVSSGGFTWTFENVLMAAACMLLSGPLMVGYTQTMNDYYDAEIDAINEPYRPIPSGAISTDQVEAQIWILLLSGVFLAYGLDIWAGHQVKVITAIAVFGSYISYIYSAPPLKLKQNGWLGNYALGASYIAFPWWAGHALFGQMNWTIAILTLFYSLSGLGIAIVNDFKSVEGDTKLGLKSLPVMFGVGTAAWICVLMIDVFQAGVAAYLISIHENFYATILLLFVIPQITFQDMYFLRNPLENDVKYQASAQPFLVLGMLVTAMALGHAGI comes from the coding sequence ATGAGCAACGACGATACCGCAGCCAAGCCCACTTCGTCCCGAAGACGGCGACGGGGAAACAGCGCTCAAACCCGGCAAATGCTAGGGATGAAGGGTGCAGAGACCAAAGAAACCAATATTTGGAAGATTCGCCTCCAGTTGATGAAACCCATTACTTGGATTCCTCTGATTTGGGGGGTGCTGTGTGGGGCGGTTTCTTCTGGGGGGTTTACCTGGACTTTCGAGAATGTGTTGATGGCGGCTGCTTGTATGCTGCTGTCGGGGCCCTTGATGGTGGGCTATACCCAAACCATGAATGATTATTACGACGCGGAAATTGATGCCATTAATGAACCCTATCGACCGATTCCCTCTGGAGCCATTTCTACAGACCAGGTAGAGGCTCAGATTTGGATTTTATTATTGTCCGGGGTGTTCCTGGCCTATGGCTTGGATATTTGGGCGGGGCATCAGGTGAAGGTGATTACGGCGATCGCTGTTTTTGGTAGCTATATTTCTTATATCTATTCTGCTCCCCCCCTGAAACTCAAGCAAAATGGTTGGCTCGGTAACTATGCCTTGGGTGCAAGTTATATCGCCTTTCCCTGGTGGGCCGGTCATGCTCTGTTTGGACAAATGAACTGGACGATCGCCATTTTGACCCTATTTTACAGCCTTTCGGGATTGGGGATTGCGATCGTTAACGACTTCAAGAGCGTCGAAGGAGATACCAAACTCGGCTTAAAATCCCTTCCCGTCATGTTCGGAGTAGGAACAGCCGCCTGGATTTGCGTGCTAATGATTGATGTCTTCCAAGCCGGAGTTGCCGCCTATCTCATCAGCATTCACGAAAATTTCTATGCCACCATTCTCCTCCTCTTCGTCATTCCCCAAATCACCTTCCAAGATATGTATTTCCTCCGAAATCCCCTAGAAAACGATGTCAAATACCAAGCCAGCGCCCAACCATTCCTCGTTCTCGGAATGTTAGTGACCGCCATGGCTTTAGGCCACGCAGGCATATAA
- a CDS encoding YkgJ family cysteine cluster protein codes for MATWRCIKHCGACCHLDPDERPDLDQYLSPSELDLYYSLVGPDGWCVHFDHLTKECTIYPDRPSFCRVQPDVYERMFGIEPNELNDFAIDCCEEQIEGVYGDRSLELLRFRREVGLETQER; via the coding sequence ATGGCAACTTGGCGTTGTATTAAACACTGTGGTGCGTGCTGCCACCTCGATCCAGACGAGAGACCGGATCTAGACCAATACCTATCCCCTAGTGAGTTAGACCTCTACTACAGTTTGGTGGGCCCTGATGGCTGGTGCGTCCACTTCGACCATTTAACCAAAGAATGTACCATTTATCCAGATCGTCCTTCATTCTGTCGGGTGCAACCGGATGTCTATGAACGGATGTTTGGGATTGAACCTAATGAGTTGAATGATTTTGCTATAGACTGCTGTGAAGAACAAATTGAGGGGGTTTATGGCGATCGCTCCTTGGAGTTGCTCCGCTTTCGCCGTGAAGTGGGTTTAGAGACCCAGGAGAGGTAA
- the petP gene encoding cytochrome b6f subunit PetP, with product MDIGQKVKVKGLIDRIPANLVDKIKQNPVGTITGYKMVDGSGVGFVVDFGQFSTWFFEEELVAV from the coding sequence ATGGATATTGGTCAGAAGGTAAAAGTAAAGGGTTTAATCGATCGCATCCCTGCTAATCTGGTAGATAAAATCAAGCAGAACCCTGTAGGGACAATCACCGGCTATAAAATGGTCGATGGGTCGGGGGTCGGTTTTGTGGTTGACTTTGGTCAATTTTCTACCTGGTTCTTTGAAGAAGAGCTAGTGGCGGTTTAA
- a CDS encoding DUF2179 domain-containing protein has product MLLENWPEILFIFTMRLGDVSLGTLRISMLVRGYRLVAAALSFLESLLWLIATAKVLTSLQNPSQFVAFAGGYAMGTFVGSTIEQWLALGDNLLRVIAPIDSPPVADALHKLGLQATVLNAQGDKGEVRIVFCIIPARKRELVLKTVGLVNPNALTTIEQITTADLQRYSIPKNFSGWFTRLKRR; this is encoded by the coding sequence ATGTTGCTTGAAAATTGGCCAGAAATCCTGTTCATCTTCACCATGCGATTAGGAGATGTTTCCTTGGGAACGCTCAGAATTAGTATGCTGGTTCGAGGATATCGGTTGGTCGCGGCTGCCTTGAGTTTTCTAGAATCTCTCCTCTGGCTAATTGCTACCGCCAAAGTGCTGACGAGTCTCCAGAATCCGAGTCAGTTTGTCGCTTTTGCGGGGGGCTATGCCATGGGTACATTTGTGGGTTCGACCATTGAGCAATGGTTGGCTCTAGGCGACAATCTTCTGCGGGTGATTGCCCCCATTGATTCCCCTCCTGTGGCGGATGCATTACACAAGTTAGGGTTACAAGCTACGGTTCTCAATGCCCAGGGAGATAAAGGAGAAGTGCGGATTGTCTTCTGTATCATCCCAGCCCGTAAGCGAGAGTTGGTCTTAAAAACTGTGGGGTTGGTAAATCCCAATGCCCTCACCACTATTGAACAAATTACCACAGCCGATTTACAGCGCTATAGCATACCGAAAAATTTTTCGGGTTGGTTCACCCGGTTGAAACGTCGTTAA
- a CDS encoding DUF6932 family protein, protein MIPKFDHNGNLPPGVYVCEWEEFKQRFGTNFLRSRMIQGLELAMGELKAAGCRTIYINGSFVTNEPQPGDFDACYDLETLNIDDLRANAPQLLNFYDRNAQKAKYKGELFPCSQPVGNYGNSSLDFFQQDRQGNAKGIIAIDLMRWEP, encoded by the coding sequence ATGATTCCTAAATTTGACCATAATGGTAATCTGCCTCCTGGTGTATATGTTTGCGAATGGGAAGAATTTAAACAGAGGTTTGGGACTAACTTTCTTAGATCTCGTATGATTCAAGGATTAGAGTTAGCCATGGGTGAACTTAAAGCTGCTGGATGCCGAACCATTTATATTAACGGCAGTTTTGTTACCAACGAACCTCAACCCGGTGATTTTGATGCTTGTTACGACCTAGAAACTTTAAATATCGATGATCTGAGAGCGAATGCCCCTCAGTTACTGAATTTTTATGACCGCAATGCCCAAAAAGCAAAATATAAAGGTGAACTATTTCCCTGTAGCCAACCCGTAGGAAACTATGGCAATAGCTCTTTAGATTTTTTTCAACAGGATAGACAAGGTAATGCCAAAGGCATTATTGCTATTGACTTAATGAGGTGGGAGCCATGA